One window from the genome of Vidua chalybeata isolate OUT-0048 chromosome 3, bVidCha1 merged haplotype, whole genome shotgun sequence encodes:
- the LAMP5 gene encoding lysosome-associated membrane glycoprotein 5 isoform X1 yields MAGGCLPGLLFILHAAVRLAAEQEVENLSGLSPNPEKDIFVVRENRTTCLMAEFAAKFIVPYDVWASNYVDLITEQADIPLSRGAEMKGKCGTNESELELSWLDQAYTLKLSFLKEGHNTSRGPEASWKLSRIQFTYDTSERTYFKDAVSPGKHTASSHRLSALVTPAGRSYECQAQQTISLVSSDHQKSVQLLLSEVRLQPFDIPADFVFSEEHKCPVDQREQLEETLPLILGLILGLVIVITLGIYHIHHKLTASQVQIPRDRSQYKHMG; encoded by the exons ATGGCCGGGGGGTGTCTCCCGGGGCTGCTTTTCATCTTGC ACGCCGCGGTTCGCCTGGCCGCCGAGCAAGAAGTTGAAAACCTCTCTGGGCTCTCCCCTAACCCCGAGAAGGACATCTTCGTGGTGCGGGAAAACCGGACGACGTGTCTCATGGCCGAATTCGCCGCCAAGTTCATCGTCCCCTACGACGTGTGGGCCAGCAATTACGTGGAT CTGATCACGGAGCAAGCCGATATCCCGCTGTCGCGGGGCGCCGAGATGAAGGGCAAGTGCGGCACGAATGAGTCGGAGctggagctctcctggctggACCAAGCGTACACCCTCAAACTCTCCTTCCTGAAG GAGGGGCACAACACGTCCCGGGGCCCGGAGGCGTCCTGGAAGCTCAGCCGGATCCAGTTCACCTACGACACCTCCGAGCGCACCTACTTCAAGGATGCCGTCAGCC CTGGGAAGCACACGGCCAGCTCGCACCGGCTCTCGGCCCTGGTGACCCCTGCCGGGCGGTCCTACGAGTGCCAGGCGCAGCAGACCATCTCCCTCGTCTCCAGCGACCACCAGAAGTCcgtgcagctcctgctgtcgGAAGTGCGGCTCCAGCCCTTCGACATCCCCGCGGATTTTGTCTTCAGTGAAG AACACAAGTGCCCGGTGGACCaaagggagcagctggaagaaacTCTGCCCCTGATCCTGGGACTGATCCTGGGGCTGGTTATCGTGATCACCCTCGGCATCTACCACATCCACCACAAGCTGACAGCCAGCCAGGTGCAGATCCCTCGGGACAGATCTCAGTACAAACACATGGGATAG
- the LAMP5 gene encoding lysosome-associated membrane glycoprotein 5 isoform X2 encodes MAGGCLPGLLFILHAAVRLAAEQEVENLSGLSPNPEKDIFVVRENRTTCLMAEFAAKFIVPYDVWASNYVDLITEQADIPLSRGAEMKGKCGTNESELELSWLDQAYTLKLSFLKEGHNTSRGPEASWKLSRIQFTYDTSERTYFKDAVSPGKHTASSHRLSALVTPAGRSYECQAQQTISLVSSDHQKSVQLLLSEVRLQPFDIPADFVFSEGKVRVHFSA; translated from the exons ATGGCCGGGGGGTGTCTCCCGGGGCTGCTTTTCATCTTGC ACGCCGCGGTTCGCCTGGCCGCCGAGCAAGAAGTTGAAAACCTCTCTGGGCTCTCCCCTAACCCCGAGAAGGACATCTTCGTGGTGCGGGAAAACCGGACGACGTGTCTCATGGCCGAATTCGCCGCCAAGTTCATCGTCCCCTACGACGTGTGGGCCAGCAATTACGTGGAT CTGATCACGGAGCAAGCCGATATCCCGCTGTCGCGGGGCGCCGAGATGAAGGGCAAGTGCGGCACGAATGAGTCGGAGctggagctctcctggctggACCAAGCGTACACCCTCAAACTCTCCTTCCTGAAG GAGGGGCACAACACGTCCCGGGGCCCGGAGGCGTCCTGGAAGCTCAGCCGGATCCAGTTCACCTACGACACCTCCGAGCGCACCTACTTCAAGGATGCCGTCAGCC CTGGGAAGCACACGGCCAGCTCGCACCGGCTCTCGGCCCTGGTGACCCCTGCCGGGCGGTCCTACGAGTGCCAGGCGCAGCAGACCATCTCCCTCGTCTCCAGCGACCACCAGAAGTCcgtgcagctcctgctgtcgGAAGTGCGGCTCCAGCCCTTCGACATCCCCGCGGATTTTGTCTTCAGTGAAG ggaAAGTGCGTGTACATTTTTCAGCTTAG